The Petrocella atlantisensis genome has a window encoding:
- a CDS encoding LuxE/PaaK family acyltransferase, with the protein MNFRERLFNYKKIYDLDGSEDLFLAAMRESVEHHKTHCAFYKELIQDKGYTTDQLIRVEDIASIPTIPVDFFKTHEVKSIEKDDIKIHATSSGTMGQKSQIFIDKSTLKLGTKMIIKAMIYHKFVSIIPTNYLILGYEPKTGNEMGNVKVLTGMTKLAPAKEKVFAIRSIGDAYQIDYFGVMNALKRYARQKLPVRIMGFPSYLYMMLTAMKEMKIPPLKLNKKSIVFTGGGWKKYNDMAIQKEVLYALIEEMLGIPAENCRDFYSAVEHSVAYPECRHHHMHIPIWSRVLIRDVNTLEPLGFNQAGFLNFISPLVSSMPLNSVLMGDMAVLRDGSQCGCGITTPYFEILGRAGTRSSKTCTTSASELLGGPNGTHI; encoded by the coding sequence ATGAACTTTAGAGAAAGACTTTTTAATTACAAAAAAATCTATGACTTAGACGGCAGTGAGGATCTCTTTTTGGCTGCCATGAGGGAATCTGTTGAACATCATAAAACCCATTGTGCTTTTTATAAAGAGCTGATACAAGACAAAGGATATACGACAGATCAATTAATAAGAGTAGAGGATATTGCATCTATTCCGACTATTCCTGTAGATTTTTTTAAGACCCATGAAGTAAAAAGTATAGAAAAAGATGACATAAAAATCCATGCCACATCCTCTGGAACAATGGGGCAAAAGAGTCAGATATTTATAGATAAAAGCACTCTAAAGCTAGGTACAAAAATGATTATAAAAGCCATGATATACCATAAGTTTGTCTCAATCATACCAACCAATTACCTAATACTTGGCTATGAACCCAAAACAGGTAATGAGATGGGGAATGTAAAAGTTCTCACGGGGATGACCAAGTTAGCGCCTGCTAAAGAGAAGGTTTTTGCTATTCGGTCCATAGGAGATGCCTATCAAATTGATTATTTTGGCGTCATGAACGCTTTGAAGCGCTATGCCAGACAAAAACTACCTGTGCGTATCATGGGGTTTCCTTCCTATCTATATATGATGTTAACGGCTATGAAAGAAATGAAAATACCGCCACTTAAACTCAATAAAAAATCTATAGTTTTTACAGGTGGTGGTTGGAAAAAGTATAACGACATGGCCATACAAAAAGAAGTGCTCTACGCTCTGATTGAAGAAATGCTTGGCATACCGGCTGAAAATTGTCGAGATTTCTATAGTGCAGTGGAACATAGTGTTGCTTACCCGGAGTGTCGTCATCATCACATGCATATACCAATCTGGAGCAGGGTGCTTATTCGTGATGTGAACACCCTCGAGCCATTGGGCTTCAATCAAGCCGGTTTTCTTAACTTTATTAGCCCTCTGGTATCCTCCATGCCCTTAAACTCAGTCCTCATGGGAGATATGGCAGTACTAAGAGATGGCAGTCAATGTGGGTGTGGAATCACAACACCCTATTTTGAAATATTAGGAAGAGCTGGTACCCGTTCGTCTAAAACGTGTACAACCTCGGCGAGCGAGTTGTTGGGAGGTCCAAATGGAACACATATTTAG
- a CDS encoding GNAT family N-acetyltransferase, with product MIHIENVVLRNERPSDYRTVEEITREAFWNHYCPGCDEHYLLHIMREADSFIHELNIVAEVDGEIVGNIVYTKAKIVDDDGVDHSVITFGPLSVLPTFQGKGIGSRLIEYTKKKARELGYKAILIYGDPDYYSRLGFTSAENYKIGTADNMYAVALQAIELYPGALSHIKGRFIEDKIYDIDEKASKEFDQGFPPKELRSNRPSQTKFQEIIKMRIPR from the coding sequence ATGATCCATATAGAAAATGTAGTACTACGAAATGAAAGGCCTTCAGATTATAGAACGGTTGAAGAAATAACAAGAGAAGCTTTTTGGAATCACTATTGTCCTGGGTGTGATGAACATTATTTGTTGCACATCATGCGAGAGGCAGATTCATTTATTCATGAACTGAATATTGTTGCGGAAGTAGACGGCGAAATTGTCGGCAATATTGTTTACACCAAAGCTAAAATTGTTGACGATGACGGAGTTGATCACAGTGTGATTACATTTGGACCCTTATCTGTTTTGCCTACATTCCAGGGTAAGGGTATTGGCAGTCGGTTAATTGAATATACAAAGAAGAAGGCAAGAGAGCTTGGTTATAAAGCCATACTTATATATGGTGACCCGGACTATTATTCTAGGCTAGGATTCACCTCGGCAGAAAATTATAAGATTGGAACAGCGGATAATATGTATGCAGTTGCCCTTCAGGCAATAGAATTATATCCTGGAGCATTGTCACATATTAAGGGTCGATTTATAGAAGATAAGATTTATGATATAGATGAAAAAGCATCCAAAGAATTTGATCAAGGGTTTCCACCAAAAGAGCTACGGAGTAATCGACCATCCCAAACAAAGTTTCAAGAAATTATAAAAATGAGGATTCCAAGATAA
- a CDS encoding acyl-CoA reductase has protein sequence MEHIFRGRVITGNELNHYLLKLDDTINQDLMLPPIDTEIVISAIWKLVEQTDFADFKQQLIENGQADWKAESLIQSIKKSLTPTALHQKIVRELGDDFYKWVEVEPGIQERQQPLGVLFHIGAGNVLALSVLSVLEGLLTGNINVLKLPSYEGGISLTLLKRLVMIEPRLAPYIYVFDISSEDVEILKKLGNVADAIVVWGSDNAIHGIRQIAPAHLPIIQWGHRLSFAYLTPGQHSTSSLEQLAKEICLSDQQFCSSPQCLFVETDDMAVIDTCAKKLKEAMTEKAKKYPAAAIQIHDLAEITWTKELVKMASLLGQQQLVESDHKDFSIMMDKQPSLKTSPLYRNIWLMPIKRSELLTILRIHKGHLQTAGLACHEEDYDDLSNLFYRAGVTRVTTFGNMSQTYVGEPHDGKPTLLQYTRTICRNKN, from the coding sequence ATGGAACACATATTTAGAGGACGTGTGATTACAGGAAATGAATTAAATCATTATTTGTTAAAACTAGATGATACAATTAATCAGGACTTGATGTTACCACCAATAGATACAGAAATAGTCATAAGCGCCATCTGGAAACTTGTGGAACAAACGGATTTTGCGGATTTTAAGCAGCAGCTCATTGAAAATGGACAAGCGGATTGGAAAGCTGAAAGCTTGATCCAATCCATTAAGAAAAGTTTGACACCTACAGCCTTGCATCAAAAAATAGTTCGTGAATTAGGTGATGATTTTTATAAATGGGTGGAGGTAGAACCAGGCATACAAGAAAGGCAACAGCCACTAGGCGTTCTTTTTCATATTGGTGCAGGGAATGTCCTTGCTCTTTCAGTACTTAGTGTCCTAGAAGGCCTACTTACAGGTAACATCAATGTCTTAAAATTACCATCTTATGAAGGTGGCATCTCATTAACACTACTTAAGCGCTTAGTTATGATTGAGCCTAGACTCGCGCCTTATATCTATGTATTTGATATTTCTTCGGAAGATGTCGAGATATTAAAAAAATTAGGGAATGTTGCTGATGCTATTGTTGTATGGGGTTCAGATAATGCAATCCATGGCATCAGGCAAATAGCACCTGCCCATCTACCCATTATCCAGTGGGGGCACCGTCTGAGCTTTGCGTATTTAACACCAGGTCAACATTCAACCTCTTCACTCGAACAATTGGCAAAAGAAATATGTTTAAGTGACCAACAATTTTGCAGTTCACCTCAGTGCTTGTTTGTTGAAACAGATGACATGGCAGTCATAGATACATGCGCAAAAAAGCTTAAAGAGGCAATGACAGAAAAAGCAAAAAAATATCCGGCAGCAGCGATCCAAATCCATGACCTGGCAGAAATTACATGGACTAAAGAATTGGTTAAAATGGCTTCCTTACTTGGACAACAACAACTGGTTGAAAGCGACCATAAAGATTTTAGTATTATGATGGACAAGCAACCATCACTGAAAACATCACCACTGTATAGAAATATATGGCTTATGCCAATTAAACGGTCAGAGCTTTTAACCATACTTCGTATACATAAAGGCCATCTTCAAACAGCCGGTTTAGCTTGTCATGAAGAGGATTATGATGACTTATCTAATTTGTTCTACAGAGCAGGCGTAACCCGAGTAACAACATTTGGTAACATGTCACAAACCTATGTTGGAGAACCTCATGACGGAAAACCTACACTTTTGCAGTATACAAGAACCATCTGTAGAAATAAAAATTAA
- a CDS encoding alpha/beta fold hydrolase has translation MLIEVQGQTIHYTSVGKGLPLIILHGLYLDTITMEHAIEDTTIKLDGFKRIYIDLPGMGQSPAHNLKNTTDTMIRLLSEVIEVLIGELPFIIIGYSYGGYLAQGIAKLLNEQVIGEVLICPVVIPESNLRKKAQIINQEIDHSYFVTLSEEKQKSYLSEMVVINKRTCQRTEADFSRAIALADRSFLKALYDNEYLSTIIENSHMIHRHKTLIFLGYQDNVVGYRDMLNRLNKYPKATVSLLTNASHSFFLEQPDQFENLLDAWLRKYK, from the coding sequence ATGTTAATTGAAGTGCAAGGACAAACCATTCATTACACAAGTGTGGGAAAAGGACTTCCTCTTATTATACTTCATGGTCTATATTTGGACACCATCACCATGGAGCATGCAATAGAGGACACCACTATAAAATTAGATGGGTTTAAAAGAATCTATATTGATTTACCGGGTATGGGCCAATCACCAGCCCATAATCTTAAGAACACAACAGATACCATGATAAGGCTACTATCTGAAGTCATAGAAGTGCTCATAGGTGAACTTCCTTTTATTATTATAGGTTACTCTTATGGTGGATATTTGGCACAGGGGATTGCCAAGTTATTAAATGAACAAGTCATTGGTGAGGTACTCATATGTCCGGTTGTCATACCGGAATCTAACTTGAGAAAAAAAGCGCAAATAATCAATCAAGAGATTGATCATTCGTATTTTGTGACATTAAGTGAAGAAAAGCAAAAAAGCTATTTGAGTGAGATGGTGGTCATTAACAAGAGGACCTGTCAACGAACAGAAGCGGATTTCTCACGAGCAATCGCTTTGGCAGACAGATCCTTTCTTAAAGCCTTGTATGACAATGAATATCTAAGTACCATTATCGAGAACAGTCACATGATTCATCGCCATAAAACACTCATATTTCTAGGTTATCAGGATAATGTGGTGGGGTACAGAGATATGTTAAACCGGCTCAATAAGTACCCAAAAGCGACCGTCAGTTTGTTAACCAATGCAAGCCATTCCTTCTTCTTAGAACAACCGGATCAATTTGAGAATCTCTTGGATGCATGGCTTAGGAAGTATAAATAA